In Methanococcoides sp. LMO-2, a single window of DNA contains:
- a CDS encoding A24 family peptidase C-terminal domain-containing protein — protein sequence MIELLKVLVCAPFLIYACYSDIKSRRVTNRLWPKMLGAGAIFMLYDAYRFGIPYIKWTAISFILIFTFVYILFYLNAFGGADAKVLMVISLILPIYPAMELFGRQLPIFGIPPLNLFTFSVFGNSVILTIIVPIGLFLYNMTQPSLKETLKKPHYMFVGYRTPVSKLDKPHIRLMEAFEEIDNEIRNKFTTSGTKLDDETISRLQEYAEKGLIDERVWVTPGLPFMIPITAGFIAAVVYGDLIFQLTLNFLL from the coding sequence ATGATCGAACTTCTGAAGGTACTAGTCTGTGCCCCATTCCTGATCTATGCCTGCTACTCCGATATAAAATCAAGAAGAGTTACCAACAGACTCTGGCCAAAAATGCTTGGAGCAGGCGCCATATTCATGCTATATGATGCTTACAGGTTTGGCATCCCATACATCAAATGGACAGCTATCTCCTTCATACTTATCTTCACATTCGTTTACATATTGTTCTACCTGAATGCCTTTGGTGGCGCCGATGCAAAGGTCCTGATGGTGATATCACTTATATTGCCGATCTACCCTGCAATGGAACTCTTCGGCAGACAGCTGCCCATCTTCGGAATACCACCGCTTAACCTTTTCACATTCAGCGTATTTGGAAATTCGGTCATCCTGACAATAATAGTTCCTATAGGGCTATTCCTTTACAACATGACACAGCCTTCATTGAAAGAGACACTGAAGAAACCACATTACATGTTCGTTGGATACAGGACGCCTGTCTCAAAACTTGACAAACCTCACATAAGACTGATGGAAGCTTTCGAAGAGATTGACAACGAGATCAGGAATAAGTTCACCACTTCAGGTACAAAACTTGACGATGAGACGATCTCCAGACTACAGGAATATGCAGAAAAAGGCCTTATCGATGAAAGAGTATGGGTCACACCCGGCCTGCCATTCATGATTCCAATAACTGCCGGATTCATAGCAGCAGTGGTATACGGTGACCTCATATTCCAGCTCACACTGAACTTCCTGCTCTGA
- the recQ gene encoding DNA helicase RecQ → MHRTLQKYFGYSEFRPLQEDIIRDVLDGKDTFVLMPTGGGKSICYQIPALMMDGLAIVVSPLISLMKDQVDGLVSNGIAAAYLNSTLSYREQQETTRAIVDGHVKILYVAPERLCMKSTLELLKYVNISLFAIDEAHCISQWGHDFRPEYRRLGFLKEKFPDIPVIGLTATATPKVKDDTIKMLKLRSPSVYVASFNRSNLSYEIRQKKNTFGDLEDLLKSHDGDSGIIYCNSRKSVESLSRKLNNKGFHTLPYHAGLSDSKRHEHQERFIRDDVDIIVATVAFGMGIDKPNVRFVVHYDLPKNIEGYYQETGRGGRDGLECECVLYFSRGDWYKIKYFIDKMSKKSERDIATVKLREMIDFCESTTCRRKVLLGYFGEELESDYCGGCDVCLKPRDTYDASEAARVLLSCVDEVNERFGLTHVVDIISGSRAKKIKSYKHDRLKSYATGEGYTKSEWLDMAREMVRLGFLDVKGAKYPLLNLNKQSREVLAGGEVWLTRPSDAVAAKPGKPKTTISRSPTSKSNSSNNARSSTSVSKTSNSKSTTSKKTTSKTTASKKSTATKKSKRVPTPISRPDKKLFDRLKKLRKRLAEDEDVPPYIIFADTSLRQMAVKYPIRNEEFLDITGVGEFKLKKYGPVFMEEITRYLKGSK, encoded by the coding sequence ATGCACAGGACACTCCAGAAATACTTCGGCTACAGCGAATTCCGCCCCCTTCAGGAGGATATCATCAGGGATGTCCTTGACGGGAAGGACACTTTCGTACTGATGCCTACCGGGGGTGGGAAGTCCATCTGCTACCAGATCCCTGCCCTTATGATGGATGGTCTTGCTATCGTGGTGTCTCCTCTTATATCCCTTATGAAGGATCAGGTGGATGGCTTGGTCAGCAACGGGATAGCTGCTGCTTATCTTAACAGCACGTTAAGCTATCGCGAGCAACAGGAGACCACACGTGCCATAGTGGATGGTCATGTGAAAATACTATATGTTGCTCCTGAAAGACTTTGTATGAAAAGTACTCTGGAACTTCTCAAGTATGTGAATATCAGCCTGTTCGCCATCGATGAGGCACATTGCATTTCACAATGGGGCCACGACTTCAGGCCTGAATACCGTCGTCTTGGGTTTTTGAAGGAAAAGTTCCCTGACATTCCGGTTATTGGGCTGACTGCAACCGCCACACCGAAGGTCAAGGATGACACTATTAAAATGCTCAAGCTGAGGTCTCCTTCTGTATATGTGGCAAGTTTTAATCGCAGCAATCTTTCCTATGAGATCCGACAGAAAAAGAACACATTTGGTGATCTGGAAGATCTCCTCAAAAGCCATGATGGCGATTCGGGAATCATCTACTGCAACAGCCGAAAGAGCGTGGAATCCCTTTCCAGGAAGCTCAACAACAAAGGTTTTCATACTTTGCCCTATCATGCGGGCCTGTCAGATTCCAAAAGACATGAACACCAGGAACGCTTCATAAGGGATGATGTTGACATAATCGTGGCGACAGTGGCATTTGGTATGGGTATTGACAAACCGAATGTGAGGTTTGTCGTCCACTATGACCTTCCCAAGAACATTGAGGGATACTATCAGGAAACCGGTAGGGGTGGCCGTGACGGTCTTGAATGTGAATGTGTCCTGTATTTCAGTCGTGGTGATTGGTACAAGATCAAGTACTTCATCGATAAGATGTCGAAAAAGTCCGAACGTGATATTGCAACGGTTAAACTCCGGGAAATGATCGATTTCTGTGAAAGCACGACATGCCGCAGGAAGGTCTTGCTTGGTTATTTCGGAGAGGAACTGGAATCCGATTATTGTGGCGGGTGCGATGTCTGCCTTAAGCCACGTGATACTTATGATGCCTCGGAGGCTGCAAGGGTGCTGTTGTCTTGTGTGGACGAGGTCAATGAACGCTTTGGCCTGACGCATGTGGTGGATATAATCTCAGGTTCCCGGGCAAAGAAGATAAAAAGCTACAAGCATGACCGTCTCAAAAGCTATGCTACCGGTGAGGGCTACACGAAGTCCGAATGGCTCGATATGGCAAGGGAGATGGTTCGTCTTGGTTTCCTTGATGTTAAAGGGGCGAAATATCCTCTGTTAAACCTGAACAAACAGAGCCGGGAAGTTCTTGCGGGTGGAGAGGTCTGGTTGACGCGGCCGTCTGATGCGGTTGCGGCGAAACCCGGGAAACCCAAAACTACAATTTCAAGATCACCGACTTCAAAGAGCAATAGCTCAAATAATGCTCGTTCAAGTACTTCTGTTTCAAAGACTTCCAATTCAAAGAGCACCACTTCTAAAAAGACTACCTCTAAGACAACTGCATCAAAGAAGTCCACTGCTACTAAAAAGTCAAAGAGGGTTCCAACCCCTATATCACGCCCCGACAAAAAGTTGTTCGACCGGCTTAAGAAGTTAAGAAAAAGACTGGCAGAGGATGAGGACGTTCCGCCTTACATCATCTTTGCGGATACAAGTCTTCGTCAGATGGCGGTAAAGTATCCTATCAGGAACGAGGAGTTCCTTGACATTACAGGCGTCGGTGAGTTCAAATTAAAAAAGTACGGGCCAGTCTTCATGGAAGAGATCACCCGTTATTTGAAAGGTTCTAAATGA